The following coding sequences lie in one Plasmodium sp. gorilla clade G2 genome assembly, chromosome: 11 genomic window:
- a CDS encoding myosin F, putative, whose translation MYKQKSLESRDINYIYENSFVWVHINSIKKKNSLLYREIYEYYKYRNSSFCFFKGSVKRFVSKNEVEIYIFIDDNYNICKDNFNYNIIENVKYLLPIDTNFGCSDNTQLIYLNSPNLLENIYQRYNKAYINKENRNCIYTYIGYILLSVNPYENFDIYDESYMKKIKERNDLFAIPHPFSIANDAYNCLIEDKISQSIIISGESGSGKTESSKQVLKYLTYLSYFQKGYKKRKKKIIPNECANTECDDMKYVDNNMKYMDDTFLCNDKRTGYTTSDNNSPQEENDTIKKGKKIYHYDKHSYSDNNDNIKNNIDKKKNNNNKNKNNINNNNSKKNIPNINLNSDDYTNIINTSSSSTYEEKIQNSNPLLECFGNAKTIKNDNSSRFGKLMKLNYNEKGILCSASIETYLLAKSRVVDVPKGEGNYHIFYSLCQNEKLSKEFDLLPWYEYNYLIEADKKVIKSKHSYNNTYDNIYYKNDNENTNNLIDNKKDRVKRNYEKDDNYNLKKQNEKSYENNKKNKKKNDIIDDGNNMNTKYKKNKYKDDDINMYQKNNKKEETEKPFDSIQWKSLYSLDFIIKCFNSIGVLPNEQEEIYKTLICILLLGNINFVESDNDQEPIKIQNIEICKKLSQLLYIKNDNLNINKIIEILTIKKVRETQKSYTYQQAIYNRDVISKILYQLLFEYIILCVNDSLNASDHNIYSESSERDNSFENENVLKEDESFIDMDEKKKKKRKTYKRKTKNLHKQNEYDSDDMDENIIINKKLNFIGILDIYGFENFSNEGMNGFEQLCINYANEILHAFFLKQIIHNEQKIHYEENLRIEKISYNDNSNVISLIGDTKDISIYTILEDLSLLFVSNKSNEDDNKDIFYEKLNKNIINSAKYKNIIRNYKVENKSFIISHYAGDVLYDSADFFNKNVDILTSDIEMFLSSCNYFISENLLKKKRFRNGKYEAIKGGELNPSKGNYEKITCDGAKKYDDVLKQYDDGAKQCDDGAKKYDDGAKQYDDGAKQYDDVAKQYNGGDNHYNDKSKKNNKRKLSVKEMISHHEHESKNTISCYNNSSNNNLYKNKVKTIFSSFKKQLEVLSNKLSKTSSKFIRCIKPNQEKQAKLFNKNLVLSQLVMSGMVDILNLMKNGYPCRVLYDDIWIRYSGILQEDMKKYLTPKMFCKIVLMFLEINSNEYTFGKTKIFFRFGVLSIINEILNKNEKKKNTFIQCVYKYWLHIRKRRLLNFVLFGCRFKILFKKRRAKLLMENGLDLYNEYLFKKKLECIEKILFFYFNVYKQRIYFLKLKSSTLIIQKNYRTYILRKKFLYMKKQILFIQDYYLFQKYFKQRVKAANTIRKNWIMYITKYDYKYLLKCIIKIQRAFKKYMKKKYILYCLKIAHVKDTKKKNIYHHAFTKNEIEEKKKIYPLNILKKNSFNVTDRIGSFIYVQTRKHRHTITVGDKFCQPSMNIQNRKKRKTWDAGNNYLISQYSTSSTYSYYNENENIKRQYQNNNSNVNTFNEHINGRKRKNSNIEDKPIISVGNIVKNERNKIKNIQKSTKNINKTKAKNKFRFSNLSICSGTINTDRKNINYKNDMLSLNKNKMKRKTYNHANNRNEFVSSYKREKNKVSNHIKNTIYDRYIQKYKQNHMCPQKEKKKKSIYIRGNYSNISNIYSVYKPTKEEVLEEQYDFDLTDVLIIPEDFHVTQTKIPEPDINLMNNENDILLNHFLDTNLDSKIPLIELKMFKCC comes from the exons atgtataaacaaAAGTCCTTAGAATCAAGAGatataaattacatatatgaGAATTCTTTCGTTTGGGTACATATAAATTCTATTAAAAAGAAGAACTCTTTATTATATCGAGAgatttatgaatattataaatatcgaAATagttctttttgtttttttaaagggAGTGTGAAAAGATTTGTTTCTAAAAATGAagtagaaatatatatatttatagatgataattataatatatgcaaAGATAactttaattataatataatagaaaatgtaaaatatttattgcCTATAGATACAAATTTTGGTTGTAGTGATAATACACagttaatatatttgaattctCCAAATTTgttagaaaatatttatcaaagatataataaagcatatataaataaagagaaccgaaattgtatatatacatatataggTTATATCTTATTGTCTGTAAATCCATATgaaaattttgatatatatgatgaaagttatatgaaaaaaataaaagaaagaaatgATTTATTTGCTATTCCTCATCCATTTTCAATAGCCAATGATGCTTATAATTGTTTAATTGAAGATAAGATAAGTCAATCTATAATTATAAGTGGAGAAAGTGGATCTGGGAAAACAGAATCATCAAAACAGGTTCTAAAGTATTTAACTTATTTGAGTTATTTTCAAAAAGGATataagaaaaggaaaaagaaaattattccAAATGAATGTGCTAATACCGAATGTGATGATATGAAATatgtagataataatatgaaatatatggaTGACACTTTTTTGTGTAATGATAAAAGAACTGGATACACCAcaagtgataataatagtcctcaagaagaaaatgatactatcaaaaaaggaaaaaaaatttatcattATGATAAACATAGttatagtgataataatgataatataaaaaataatatagataaaaaaaaaaataataataataaaaacaaaaataatataaataataataattccaaaaaaaatattccaaatataaatttaaattcagatgattatacaaatattataaatacttCTTCGTCTTCCacatatgaagaaaaaatacaaaatagtAATCCACTATTAGAATGTTTTGGTAATGCAAAaactataaaaaatgataatagtaGTAGATTTGGTAAACTAatgaaattaaattataacgAAAAAGGTATATTATGTTCTGCTTCCATTGAAACCTATTTACTAGCCAAATCGAGAGTTGTTGATGTTCCAAAAGGAGAAGgaaattatcatattttttattccttATGTCAGAATGAGAAATTATCAAAAGAATTTGATTTATTACCATGGTATGAATATAACTATCTAATTGAAGCAgataaaaaagtaataaaaagCAAACactcatataataatacttatgataatatatattataaaaatgataatgaaaatactAATAATcttattgataataaaaaagatagagtaaaaagaaattatgaaaaagatgataattataatttaaaaaagcaaaatgaaaaatcatatgaaaataacaaaaaaaataaaaaaaaaaatgatattatagatgatggtaataatatgaacactaaatataaaaagaacaaatataaggatgatgatataaatatgtatcaaaaaaataataagaaggaGGAAACAGAGAAACCATTTGATTCTATACAGTGGAAAAGTTTATACAGCTTAGATTTTATCataaaatgttttaataGTATAGGTGTTCTTCCAAATGAACAAGaagaaatttataaaacTTTAATATGTATACTTCTTCTaggtaatataaattttgttgAAAGTGATAATGATCAAGAACCtataaaaattcaaaatattGAGATCTGTAAAAAATTAAGCCAActcttatatattaaaaatgataatttaaatattaataaaattatcgAAATATTGACAATAAAAAAGGTTAGAGAAACACAAAAAAGTTACACATACCAACAGGCGATTTATAATCGAGATGTTATatcaaaaattttatatcaactcttatttgaatatataattttgtgtGTTAATGATTCGTTGAATGCTAGTGATCATAATATCTATTCAGAATCATCTGAGAGGGATAATTCTTTTGAGAATGAAAACGTGCTCAAAGAAGATGAATCATTTATAGATATGgatgaaaaaaagaagaaaaagagaaAGACATATAAGaggaaaacaaaaaatttacataaacaaaatgaatatgataGTGATGATAtggatgaaaatataataatcaatAAAAAACTAAATTTTATAGGAATCTTAGATATTTATGGTTTTGAAAATTTTAGTAATGAAGGTATGAATGGATTTGAACAATTATGTATAAATTATGCTAATGAAATATTAcatgctttttttttaaaacaaataatacataatGAACAAAAGATACattatgaagaaaatttAAGAATAGAAAAGATTTCTTATAATGACAACAGTAATGTTATTAGTCTTATAGGAGATACAAAagatataagtatatatactatattagaagatttatctttattatttgtatctaATAAATCTaatgaagatgataataaagatatattctATGAGAAgcttaataaaaatataataaattcagcaaaatataaaaatattattaggaATTATAAGGTAGAAAAtaaatcttttattatatctcaTTATGCAGGTGATGTCTTATATGATTCTGCAGATTTTTTCAATAAGAATGTTGACATATTGACTAGTGATATAGAAATGTTTTTATCAAgttgtaattattttataagtgaaaatttgttgaaaaagaaaagattcAGAAATGGGAAATATGAAGCTATTAAGGGGGGAGAATTAAATCCTTCAAAAGggaattatgaaaaaataacatgTGATGGGGcgaaaaaatatgatgatgTGTTGAAACAATATGATGATGGGGCGAAACAATGTGATGATGGGGcgaaaaaatatgatgatgGGGCGAAACAATATGATGATGGGGCGAAACAATATGATGATGTGGCAAAACAATATAATGGTGGGGACAatcattataatgataagagcaaaaaaaataacaaaagaaAACTATCCGTGAAAGAGATGATATCTCATCATGAACATGAGtcaaaaaatacaatatcctgttataataatagtagtaataataatttatataagaataaggTGAAAACAATATTTTCGTCTTTTAAAAAACAGTTGGAAGttttatcaaataaattaAGTAAGACTTCATCAAAATTTATAAGATGTATAAAACCAAATCAAGAAAAGCAagcaaaattatttaataagaatTTAGTATTAAGTCAACTAGTTATGAGTGGTATGGttgatattttaaatttaatgaaGAATGGTTATCCTTGCAGAGTTTTATATGATGACATATGGATACGATATAGTGGGATATTACAAGaagatatgaaaaaatatttaactcCTAAAATGTTTTGTAAAATTGTTTTAATGTTTTTAGAAATAAATTCAAATGAATATACATTTGGAaagacaaaaatattttttcgttTTGGTGTATTATCTATTattaatgaaatattaaataaaaatgaaaagaagaaaaataccTTCATTCAATgtgtttataaatattggctacatattagaaaaagaagattattaaattttgttCTATTTGGATGTagatttaaaattttatttaaaaagagaAGAGCAAAACTTTTAATGGAAAATGGATTGGacttatataatgaatatttatttaaaaaaaaattagaatgtatagaaaaaatactgttcttttattttaatgtatataaacaaagaatttatttcttaaaattaaaaagtagTACAttaattatacaaaaaaattatagaacTTATAtcttaagaaaaaaatttttatatatgaaaaaacaaATCTTATTTATACaagattattatttatttcaaaaatattttaaacaaAGAGTTAAAGCAGCTAATactataagaaaaaattggattatgtatataactaaatatgattataaatatttattaaagtgtattattaaaatacaaagagcatttaaaaaatatatgaaaaaaaaatatatactttattGTTTAAAAATAGCACATGTGAAAGACacaaaaaagaagaatatatatcaCCATGCTTttacaaaaaatgaaatagaagaaaaaaaaaaaatttatccattaaatatattaaaaaagaattctTTTAATGTTACAGATCGAATAggttcttttatatatgtgcagACAAGAAAACATCGCCACACCATTaca gTGGGAGATAAGTTTTGTCAACCATCCatgaatatacaaaataggaagaaaagaaaaacatgGGATGCAGGGaacaattatttaatatcCCAATATAGTACATCTAGTACATACAGTTATTATAATgagaatgaaaatattaagaggcaatatcaaaataataatagtaatgtaAATACCTttaatgaacatataaatgggaggaaaagaaaaaatagcAATATTGAAGATAAACCTATTATTAGTGTAGGaaatattgtaaaaaatgaaagaaacaaaataaaaaatatacagaaAAGTacgaaaaatattaataaaactaAAGCAAAGAATAAATTTCGATTCAGTAATTTGAGTATATGTAGTGGTACTATTAATACGGATAGGAAAAATATTAACTACAAAAATGACATGCTAAGCCTTA ATAAGAATAAGATGAAAAGGAAAACTTATAACCATGCAAATAACAGAAATGAATTTGTTTCAAGTTATAAAAGAGAGAAAAACAAAGTTTccaatcatataaaaaatacaatatatgATAGATATATTcagaaatataaacaaaatcaTATGTGTCCACAAaaagagaagaaaaaaaaatccatatatattagaggaaattatagtaatatcagtaatatatatagtgtaTATAAACCTACAAAGGAAGAGGTGTTGGAAGAACAGTACGATTTTGACTTGACGGATGTG CTTATAATTCCAGAAGATTTTCATGTTACTCAAACTAAAATACCTGAACCGGATATTAATCTTATGAACaat GaaaatgatattttattaaaccaCTTTTTAGATACTAATCTTGATTCAAAAATACCATTAATTGAATTAAAAATGTTCAAATGTTGCTAA
- a CDS encoding P-loop containing nucleoside triphosphate hydrolase, putative, translating to MPKIDIDCTCLDLFEEHNKSYYFNDCAILKKCIKNGILKKCDSVCIYGKENCGKTLLLTEILADLTAVKELKGMNCKVVYLDCDLSFNYKNYENIINKKFDKHIIKNNNICTYNDLKKIYVDNSFSNIYYIQILNPGHLIVVLNTLKNLLEEKNIFIEALFIDSLSFWNFCKYDKINFFSDNNYVKRKTSDLLDYAFTLILNLKKTYRFLFFYTKLSTEDKFMEYTINLSINEETKKQIQHNNEISDNSDNFNLVNNNFNSLKQIFLIPQNFNDILKTHIFRKKDFLTNNFLIEKPFLIFLIPNEKNEFTHINKKNDINSINFLLCLSSEMKNINRTHYSKFFFMIQNANTIIPL from the coding sequence ATGCCAAAAATTGATATAGATTGTACCTGTTTAGATTTATTTGAAGAGCATAACAAgagttattattttaatgattgcgctatattaaaaaaatgtataaagaatggcattttaaaaaaatgtgatAGTGTTTGTATATATGGTAAAGAAAATTGTGGAAAGACTTTATTATTAACAGAAATATTAGCTGACCTTACAGCTGTAAAAGAATTGAAAGGAATGAATTGTAAAGTTGTATATTTAGATTGtgatttatcatttaattataagaattatgaaaatattataaataaaaaatttgataaacatattataaaaaataataatatatgtacatataatgatttaaaaaaaatatatgtagataattccttttctaatatatattatattcaaatattaaaTCCAGGACATTTAATAGTTGTCCTTAATAcgttaaaaaatttattagaagagaaaaatatatttattgaagCATTATTTATAGATTCTTTGTCTTTTTGgaatttttgtaaatatgataaaataaatttcttttctgataataattatgtaaaAAGGAAAACCTCAGATTTATTGGATTATGCATTTACacttattttaaatttaaagaaaacATATCGATTTCTATTTTTCTATACCAAATTATCAACTGAAGATAAATTTATGGAATATACAATAAATTTGTCTATTAAcgaagaaacaaaaaaacaaatacaacataataatgaaattTCAGATAATTCTGATAATTTCAATTtagtaaataataattttaattcattaaaacaaatatttttaattccacagaattttaatgatatattaaaaacacATATTTTTAGGAAAAAAGATTTTCTAACAAATAACTTTTTAATAGAAAAACCTTTCCTTATTTTCTTAATACCAAATGAGAAAAATGAAttcacacatataaataaaaaaaatgatataaacagtatcaattttttattatgctTATCATcagaaatgaaaaatattaacagAACACACTATTCGAAGTTCTTTTTTATGATACAAAATGCCAACACAATTATACCTTTATAA